In Monomorium pharaonis isolate MP-MQ-018 chromosome 3, ASM1337386v2, whole genome shotgun sequence, a genomic segment contains:
- the LOC105828366 gene encoding BRCA2-interacting transcriptional repressor EMSY gives MWPIRPEMTRDECRKCLRCLELDAYGSMVSVLRAQGPFTTEKQKLLQELAKVLHISNERHRAEVRRAVNDEKLATIAEQLNGPNTGIDWTLEGRRTIPLLPRLKARSAFTTLANSLSITTAIANEKKPDRHDPIRQSDRHDPIRQSENSTDAETESHSNIKVEEDSSIISTKLNSFENELDDQIKISQENSNLNEDERKDDKNMLNKVSEKPKELSRKRKSPSPLPTAPPNKVLVVSDPPNHTLRISENKQTSQAQVTKCQNVALITVTDNEISDSKESPTVEHPNECTAVPVNKHIVAVTSICTSNISNPKTVVSTEQNKISTKVIVPAVTSCILSINKMHSSKDTQPQDSTNGTEKTQVSDNTSSNPSPVKSSMMPIIATRVSSPRLTQSMPVYPGTTVSSGPGPPQVKQVPIALMCQKLPSEQIATIDQSTAKMGIFPKKVVNMPHYTNAKLNKANVIVIQKANAVTLSHAGKEVLGKVIMGGKNLCVTSQHNANSINVQSHHISLNNGDQAKTMLPIASLPQNVESVKTNIKSGKAAVVVTRLRHDVPENKVLSLFDSPTILNVESKTVIQDVNARLSKEECNSDKNTINQESSLKTDSIITSISEEKYRKNNDVNVSMNSQNTNILEASKPLESKEIVIRPKEVDDDNKNDIRKEKLDENVDAVDATLESTNKNSQSFQYSVDNEKNWDLEKSSRSIITANQMDKHDDS, from the exons ATGTGGCCGATACGACCGGAGATGACTCGCGACGAGTGCAGGAAGTGCCTACGATGCCTCG AATTAGATGCTTATGGAAGTATGGTCTCTGTCCTACGAGCTCAAGGCCCTTTCACCACCGAAAAACAGAAGTTATTACAAGAACTTGCTAAAGTATTACATATCTCCAATGAAAGACATCGTGCCGAAGTACGGAGAGCTGTAAATGATGAGAAACTTGCAACAATTGCAGAACA ACTTAATGGCCCAAATACTGGTATAGATTGGACTCTCGAAGGTCGACGAACTATTCCTCTTTTGCCAAGATTAAAAGCGAGGTCTGCATTTACGACATTAGCAAATAGTCTGTCCATTACAACTGCGATTGCAAATGAGAAGAAACCTGATAGACACGATCCCATTAGACAATCTGATAGACATGATCCCATTAGACAATCTGAAAACTCAACAG ATGCTGAAACTGAATCTCATTCTAATATAAAAGTGGAGGAAGACTCGTCTATTATTAgcacaaaattaaatagctTTGAAAATGAGCTGGATGACCAGATCAAAATCTCACAGgaa AATTCAAATTTGAATGAAGATGAGAGAAAAGATGACAAGAATATGCTTAATAAAGTTAGTGAAAAGCCCAAGGAACTTTCTCGAAAGCGTAAATCTCCTTCTCCGTTGCCAACGGCGCCACCGAATAAAGTTTTAGTGGTATCTGATCCACCAAACCATACACTGCGAATTTCTGAAAATAAGCAAACATCCCAAGCACAAGTAACCAAATGTCAAAATGTTGCATTAATTACGGTCACTGATAATGAGATTTCAG ATTCTAAAGAAAGTCCAACAGTGGAACATCCAAATGAGTGTACCGCAGTTCcagtaaataaacatatagTTGCTGTAACTTCCATATGTACGAGCAACATCAGCAATCCTAAGACAGTAGTAAGCACTGAGCAGAATAAAATTAGTACAAAAGTAATAGTGCCGGCGGTAACAAGCTGTATATTGAGCATAAACAAAATGCATTCGAGCAAAGACACACAACCTCAAGATAGCACAA ATGGTACAGAGAAAACCCAGGTGTCTGATAATACTAGCTCAAATCCGTCTCCTGTAAAAAGCTCTATGATGCCAATTATAGCTACTAGAGTGTCAA GTCCACGACTTACACAATCAATGCCTGTGTATCCTGGAACCACGGTATCAAGCGGCCCTGGGCCACCTCAAGTTAAACAAGTTCCCATAGCATTAATGTGTCAGAAACTGCCATCCGAACAAATTGCAACTATTGATCAATCCACTGCCAAAATG GGTATTTTTCCCAAGAAAGTTGTAAATATGCCTCATTATACTAACGCTAAATTAAATAAGGCTAATGTGATTGTCATCCAGAAGGCAAACGCTGTAACACTATCACACGCAGGCAAG GAAGTGCTAGGAAAAGTAATAATGGGAGGAAAGAATCTATGTGTTACGAGCCAACATAATGCAAATTCGATTAATGTTCAATCCCATCATATCTCTCTGAATAACGGAGATCAAGCAAAGACTATGCTGCCGATTGCAAGCTTGCCACAGAATGTAGAATCTGTCAAAACGAACATAAAG TCTGGAAAAGCAGCGGTTGTGGTTACACGTTTACGACATGACGTTCCGGAGAACAAAGTTCTTTCACTTTTTGATTCGCCGACCATTCTTAATGTCGAATCCAAGACTGTGATACAGGATGTAAATGCGCGTTTATCAAAGGAAGAATGCAACAGTGACAAAAATACGATTAATCAGGAATCATCTCTGAAAACAGATTCCATAATTACTTCTATATCAGAAGAAAAATACAG aaaaaacaaCGATGTTAACGTGAGTATGAATTCTCAGAACACAAACATACTAGAAGCCTCAAAACCTTTAGAAAGCAAGGAAATAGTCATCAGGCCAAAGGAAGTAGATG
- the LOC105828365 gene encoding PDZ domain-containing protein 8 isoform X2, whose translation MDSLQLILVAFFTFVCGIICTLALQFYLFKRYLDSGPQVAPPERLLQHGRAQLPKELVEQIQEEARTSSNNSMSRQAMSQGNENLAINLTLQFLFNELRNAERVRLWLYRKLNNEFKELLTQSTTAKLLDSVKLRDLNLGTQFPTIKGLEVADSKIDADTGLLESLDLALDLHYSGNFQLSIDVKMLLGKTAYMALQVKRISGKARLQFTRVPYTHWSLSFYSDPILELEVQSQFQGRQLQPQIISIITSQIRRAVKRKHTLPRYKLRYKPFFRRLNDEAVDLSEVASTQLTPGYLEVVLLEISRLNLTPIVLNNGEDVSQIEVYCTMSVDFTPWIYLTQYSGVPYMVLDLIICKTASQQLGVVFKQEVVSEIGQMCVLVETIVSGSPAAIAEMRKGDILVAVDGKKVSNMNQVAKFVKSAVQRRFIIRVERRYSKSTDSNERGQRIDEKTAFLERKASKSDFTSRLDSPSAEDAGKIKFEGQIKFSDLRDSDTDLADTRSETSKFFKRRKSSIQTEEVAQTPDTTPSRRISTISTSSASSSNVQFYLPDDSSMTNISDLYHNTKEKQCTSLITFEETKSFRIDSELQYLNVGVWGRVKGSEMSPKLLGYINAPIKLILAQCCTSTTGHYLKCHALLPPESVSLATSYVRLQGYSGFDPTLCYGDILLSYVWESCPSDHAVNDFGKKENAETAKIQPIPSEIADKKMHDFIRTHFHRATHCDFCTKKIWLKDAVQCRDCGMVCHKKCEARCQASGTCGAESLATLALEADEIELNVGDISSPEISLTGCEDNVQGASMMAVKASIANTLLGLKKAGSTSCLAPPASGIGLASRSLPPSPCASRKLMYS comes from the exons ATGGACAGTCTGCAACTGATTCTGGTGGCCTTCTTTACATTTGTCTGCGGTATAATATGTACCCTGGCATTGCAGTTCTACCTGTTTAAAAGGTATTTGGACTCGGGACCTCAGGTTGCACCACCAGAGAGGCTGCTGCAGCATGGCAGGGCACAGTTACCTAAGGAGCTGGTGGAGCAGATACAGGAAGAAGCTCGAACGAGCTCGAACAACAGTATGTCCCGTCAGGCAATGTCCCAGGGCAATGAAAATCTGGCCATTAATCTCACGCTGCAGTTTCTCTTCAACGAGCTACGAAACGCCGAGCGAGTACGTCTGTGGCTTTACAGAAAATTGAATAACGAGTTCAAGGAGCTCCTTACGCAGTCGACCACCGCCAAACTATTGGACAGTGTGAAa TTGAGAGACTTGAACCTCGGCACACAATTTCCGACGATAAAGGGTTTGGAAGTCGCCGATTCGAAAATCGATGCCGACACGGGTTTGCTCGAGTCTCTGGACTTGGCCTTAGATTTACATTACTCAGGAAACTTTCAATTGTCTATAGATGTTAAGATGCTGCTTGGTAAAACAGCCTACATGGCGTTGCAag TGAAACGTATCAGTGGTAAAGCTAGGCTACAATTTACTCGTGTACCATACACACACTGGTCGTTGAGTTTTTACTCGGATCCAATCTTGGAATTAGAAGTGCAATCGCAGTTCCAGGGCCGTCAGTTACAGCCGCAGATAATTTCGATCATCACCAGTCAGATCAGGAGGGCGGTGAAGCGAAAGCACACTCTACCTCGTTACAAGTTGCGTTACAAGCCATTTTTCCGAAGATTGAATGACGAGGCCGTAGATCTCTCGGAG GTCGCCAGCACTCAACTCACACCAGGATACTTAGAGGTCGTACTACTGGAGATCAGCAGATTAAACCTCACACCGATTGTTCTCAACAATGGCGAAGATGTGTCGCAGATAGAGGTGTACTGCACCATGAGTGTGGATTTCACGCCATGGATTTACTTGACACAGTACAGTGGCGTCCCGTACATGGTGCTGGATTTGATCATCTGTAAGACGGCTTCTCAGCAGTTGGGCGTGGTGTTCAAGCAGGAGGTCGTGTCGGAAATCGGCCAGATGTGCGTACTGGTCGAAACTATAGTGTCCGGCAGTCCGGCGGCGATCGCCGAGATGAGGAAAGGCGACATTCTGGTAGCAGTCGATGGGAAGAAGGTGTCGAACATGAATCAAGTAGCAAAATTTGTCAAGTCCGCTGTACAGCGACGTTTTATCATCAGGGTGGAAAGACGGTATTCGAAGAGTACGGATTCAAATGAAAGAGGACAAAGAATAGACGAGAAAACGGCTTTCTTGGAAAGAAAGGCATCAAAAAGCGATTTCACAAGTAGACTGGACAGCCCGAGTGCAGAAGATGccggaaaaattaaatttgaggGGCAGATCAAGTTCTCCGATCTACGAGATTCAGACACTGATCTTGCGGACACCCGATCGGAAACTAGTAAGTTCTTCAAGAGAAGAAAAAGCAGCATCCAAACAGAGGAAGTCGCTCAGACGCCCGATACTACGCCGTCCCGGCGAATCTCGACGATCTCCACATCTTCGGCGTCATCCAGCAATGTTCAATTTTATCTTCCGGACGATAGTAGCATGACTAATATCAGCGATCTATATCACAACACAAAAGAGAAGCAATGCACCTCTCTTATCACCTTCGAGGAAACCAAGAGCTTCCGGATCGATTCTGAATTGCAGTACTTGAACGTGGGTGTATGGGGCCGTGTTAAGGGCAGTGAAATGTCACCAAAATTGTTAGGCTACATAAATGCgcctataaaattaatcctggCGCAATGTTGCACTTCCACCACTGGACATTATCTAAAATGTCACGCTTTGTTGCCTCCAGAAAGTG tttcttTAGCGACCTCCTACGTAAGACTGCAGGGTTACTCGGGATTCGATCCGACGCTTTGTTACGGCGACATTCTGCTATCGTATGTATGGGAATCTTGTCCAAGCGATCACGCGGTCAATGATTtcgggaaaaaagaaaacgcaGAAACTGCCAAAATTCAACCGATTCCAAGCGAGATCGCTGATAAGAAAATGCATGATTTTATCAGGACGCACTTCCACAGAGCGACACACTGTGACTTTTGCACAAAGAAG ATCTGGCTAAAAGACGCAGTCCAGTGTCGAGACTGTGGTATGGTGTGTCATAAAAAATGCGAGGCGCGTTGCCAGGCGTCCGGTACTTGCGGCGCAGAGAGTTTAGCAACCCTGGCGTTGGAGGCCGACGAGATCGAGCTAAATGTCGGGGATATCTCTAGCCCAGAGATCTCTCTGACCGGATGCGAAGATAATGTACAG GGCGCAAGTATGATGGCCGTGAAGGCTAGTATTGCTAACACTCTATTGGGCCTGAAGAAGGCTGGAAGTACCAGTTGTTTGGCCCCACCGGCTTCCGGTATTGGTCTGGCATCCCGAAGTCTCCCCCCAAGTCCCTGTGCATCCCGCAAG ctcATGTACTCAtga
- the LOC105828365 gene encoding PDZ domain-containing protein 8 isoform X1 — MDSLQLILVAFFTFVCGIICTLALQFYLFKRYLDSGPQVAPPERLLQHGRAQLPKELVEQIQEEARTSSNNSMSRQAMSQGNENLAINLTLQFLFNELRNAERVRLWLYRKLNNEFKELLTQSTTAKLLDSVKLRDLNLGTQFPTIKGLEVADSKIDADTGLLESLDLALDLHYSGNFQLSIDVKMLLGKTAYMALQVKRISGKARLQFTRVPYTHWSLSFYSDPILELEVQSQFQGRQLQPQIISIITSQIRRAVKRKHTLPRYKLRYKPFFRRLNDEAVDLSEVASTQLTPGYLEVVLLEISRLNLTPIVLNNGEDVSQIEVYCTMSVDFTPWIYLTQYSGVPYMVLDLIICKTASQQLGVVFKQEVVSEIGQMCVLVETIVSGSPAAIAEMRKGDILVAVDGKKVSNMNQVAKFVKSAVQRRFIIRVERRYSKSTDSNERGQRIDEKTAFLERKASKSDFTSRLDSPSAEDAGKIKFEGQIKFSDLRDSDTDLADTRSETSKFFKRRKSSIQTEEVAQTPDTTPSRRISTISTSSASSSNVQFYLPDDSSMTNISDLYHNTKEKQCTSLITFEETKSFRIDSELQYLNVGVWGRVKGSEMSPKLLGYINAPIKLILAQCCTSTTGHYLKCHALLPPESVSLATSYVRLQGYSGFDPTLCYGDILLSYVWESCPSDHAVNDFGKKENAETAKIQPIPSEIADKKMHDFIRTHFHRATHCDFCTKKIWLKDAVQCRDCGMVCHKKCEARCQASGTCGAESLATLALEADEIELNVGDISSPEISLTGCEDNVQGASMMAVKASIANTLLGLKKAGSTSCLAPPASGIGLASRSLPPSPCASRKSSLAGGLGISPDLLEGAEPSVAAPLMAGDLDDGLMSRARDTGKFLYKYLEPQERVEKINAMMGKLKNALDAETTSRVELSQNGDADSTKLIAQSDLRVQALSVLLLHYCAGLQHAQEAVDRPQVNEES, encoded by the exons ATGGACAGTCTGCAACTGATTCTGGTGGCCTTCTTTACATTTGTCTGCGGTATAATATGTACCCTGGCATTGCAGTTCTACCTGTTTAAAAGGTATTTGGACTCGGGACCTCAGGTTGCACCACCAGAGAGGCTGCTGCAGCATGGCAGGGCACAGTTACCTAAGGAGCTGGTGGAGCAGATACAGGAAGAAGCTCGAACGAGCTCGAACAACAGTATGTCCCGTCAGGCAATGTCCCAGGGCAATGAAAATCTGGCCATTAATCTCACGCTGCAGTTTCTCTTCAACGAGCTACGAAACGCCGAGCGAGTACGTCTGTGGCTTTACAGAAAATTGAATAACGAGTTCAAGGAGCTCCTTACGCAGTCGACCACCGCCAAACTATTGGACAGTGTGAAa TTGAGAGACTTGAACCTCGGCACACAATTTCCGACGATAAAGGGTTTGGAAGTCGCCGATTCGAAAATCGATGCCGACACGGGTTTGCTCGAGTCTCTGGACTTGGCCTTAGATTTACATTACTCAGGAAACTTTCAATTGTCTATAGATGTTAAGATGCTGCTTGGTAAAACAGCCTACATGGCGTTGCAag TGAAACGTATCAGTGGTAAAGCTAGGCTACAATTTACTCGTGTACCATACACACACTGGTCGTTGAGTTTTTACTCGGATCCAATCTTGGAATTAGAAGTGCAATCGCAGTTCCAGGGCCGTCAGTTACAGCCGCAGATAATTTCGATCATCACCAGTCAGATCAGGAGGGCGGTGAAGCGAAAGCACACTCTACCTCGTTACAAGTTGCGTTACAAGCCATTTTTCCGAAGATTGAATGACGAGGCCGTAGATCTCTCGGAG GTCGCCAGCACTCAACTCACACCAGGATACTTAGAGGTCGTACTACTGGAGATCAGCAGATTAAACCTCACACCGATTGTTCTCAACAATGGCGAAGATGTGTCGCAGATAGAGGTGTACTGCACCATGAGTGTGGATTTCACGCCATGGATTTACTTGACACAGTACAGTGGCGTCCCGTACATGGTGCTGGATTTGATCATCTGTAAGACGGCTTCTCAGCAGTTGGGCGTGGTGTTCAAGCAGGAGGTCGTGTCGGAAATCGGCCAGATGTGCGTACTGGTCGAAACTATAGTGTCCGGCAGTCCGGCGGCGATCGCCGAGATGAGGAAAGGCGACATTCTGGTAGCAGTCGATGGGAAGAAGGTGTCGAACATGAATCAAGTAGCAAAATTTGTCAAGTCCGCTGTACAGCGACGTTTTATCATCAGGGTGGAAAGACGGTATTCGAAGAGTACGGATTCAAATGAAAGAGGACAAAGAATAGACGAGAAAACGGCTTTCTTGGAAAGAAAGGCATCAAAAAGCGATTTCACAAGTAGACTGGACAGCCCGAGTGCAGAAGATGccggaaaaattaaatttgaggGGCAGATCAAGTTCTCCGATCTACGAGATTCAGACACTGATCTTGCGGACACCCGATCGGAAACTAGTAAGTTCTTCAAGAGAAGAAAAAGCAGCATCCAAACAGAGGAAGTCGCTCAGACGCCCGATACTACGCCGTCCCGGCGAATCTCGACGATCTCCACATCTTCGGCGTCATCCAGCAATGTTCAATTTTATCTTCCGGACGATAGTAGCATGACTAATATCAGCGATCTATATCACAACACAAAAGAGAAGCAATGCACCTCTCTTATCACCTTCGAGGAAACCAAGAGCTTCCGGATCGATTCTGAATTGCAGTACTTGAACGTGGGTGTATGGGGCCGTGTTAAGGGCAGTGAAATGTCACCAAAATTGTTAGGCTACATAAATGCgcctataaaattaatcctggCGCAATGTTGCACTTCCACCACTGGACATTATCTAAAATGTCACGCTTTGTTGCCTCCAGAAAGTG tttcttTAGCGACCTCCTACGTAAGACTGCAGGGTTACTCGGGATTCGATCCGACGCTTTGTTACGGCGACATTCTGCTATCGTATGTATGGGAATCTTGTCCAAGCGATCACGCGGTCAATGATTtcgggaaaaaagaaaacgcaGAAACTGCCAAAATTCAACCGATTCCAAGCGAGATCGCTGATAAGAAAATGCATGATTTTATCAGGACGCACTTCCACAGAGCGACACACTGTGACTTTTGCACAAAGAAG ATCTGGCTAAAAGACGCAGTCCAGTGTCGAGACTGTGGTATGGTGTGTCATAAAAAATGCGAGGCGCGTTGCCAGGCGTCCGGTACTTGCGGCGCAGAGAGTTTAGCAACCCTGGCGTTGGAGGCCGACGAGATCGAGCTAAATGTCGGGGATATCTCTAGCCCAGAGATCTCTCTGACCGGATGCGAAGATAATGTACAG GGCGCAAGTATGATGGCCGTGAAGGCTAGTATTGCTAACACTCTATTGGGCCTGAAGAAGGCTGGAAGTACCAGTTGTTTGGCCCCACCGGCTTCCGGTATTGGTCTGGCATCCCGAAGTCTCCCCCCAAGTCCCTGTGCATCCCGCAAG AGTTCATTGGCTGGAGGTCTGGGAATAAGTCCTGACCTCTTGGAGGGTGCTGAGCCAAGTGTTGCAGCTCCACTTATGGCCGGCGACCTGGACGATGGTCTTATGTCAAGGGCCAGGGACACCGGCAAATTTTTGTACAAGTACTTGGAACCGCAGGAGCGCGTCGAGAAGATCAACGCAATG ATGGGAAAATTAAAGAACGCGCTAGATGCCGAAACTACCTCAAGAGTGGAACTGTCCCAGAACGGAGACGCGGACAGCACAAAACTGATCGCGCAGAGCGATTTGCGAGTACAGGCACTAAGCGTGCTGCTTCTGCACTACTGCGCCGGCTTGCAACATGCGCAGGAGGCGGTGGATCGACCACAAGTCAACGAGGAATCTTAA